From Pseudodesulfovibrio nedwellii:
AGACTAAATCATCAAATCAAGCCCTGTCTCGGATAATCGAGGCAGGGCTTTTTATGGTCGTTTTCATTTTGGGAAGGCAGCCTCCGGCGGGCCTACCGGCGGTCGCCTTCTGCGGGACCAGAGAACCTTTTGAAAAAGGTTCTCTGGACTCTCCAAAACTTTTTGTCGCTCGCTCCGCTCGGGGTCATTCGGTTGCGACAGGTTAACTTTGAAAAAAGAACAAATTGCACCGACAGGTGCACAATGGGATCCCAAAGGGCACAACCCTTTGGCTGGTGCAGGACAGCGTCCTGCTTGTTCGATTCTATCCGTCGAAAACAATTTCCAACCCCATTGCCCGATGGCTGGTTGTCCTTTATACTTGGTGCATGGATGAAAAAACAATTGAAGAACTCCACACACTGGCCGAGGAAAACGGTATCGACCCAGAAGCTCTGCTGGCAATCGCCAACGCTGACGGGTTACCCGAAAATCTTCAGGACGCCATAGCCGCAGTACTCGGCGACGTCGCGACTTTTGGTCATGCGCTGAACAAACTGGATAAATAGCCATGCCTCGCCTCTTTATCGGCCTTGGGCTGCCAGACTCTTATCAACAAACCGTGAAGCCCTTCACAGACAATCTCAACACAGGATTGGACTCATCCGTGCGCTGGATTCGCCCCGGCAACTGGCATCTAACGCTTAAGTTTCTGGGGAACACCGACGAAAAGGATATTCCCACTATCGTTGATGCGCTTTCATCCATTCATTTCCCACAATTTCCCATGCAGGCAGGAGACGCAGGGGCCTTTCCAAATGTAAACAGACCTCGTGAGATCTGGCTGGGACTCAAGCAAGGGGCGCAACAATGCGCTGATCTGGCAGACATGATCGAAGACGCTCTGACGAACATGGGCGTAGCTCGGGAAAAGAAACGATTTCGCCCCCACCTGACTATCGGATGGATCAAAAAAACGGGGCAGGACGACTGGAAATCCATTCTCACCACAGCGAATCAAGACTGGCCTATTTTCACGACAGAACGGTTCACCCTATGGCAGAGTGAACTCAAACCGACCGGCGCGGTGCATACTGTGCTGAATAATTTCTCTTTGAGAACTGACTAAACGTCAATCTCAACAGCCACAGGGCAGTGGTCTGAACCCATGACATCGGGTTCGATCCATGCGCCCACGACCTTGTCTTTCAATTCTTCGGACACAAAGAAATAATCAATGCGCCATCCCGCATTATTTTTACGGGCATTAAAACGGTAAGACCACCACGAATAATGGTGTGGTCCTTCTTCAAACATGCGGAAGGTATCCACATAACCGGCAGCAATAAACTTATCGATCCACGCTCGTTCACTGGGCAAAAAGCCTGAACGGTTCGAGTTTGGTTTGGGATTCTTCAAATCAATCTCGGTATGTGCGGTATTAAAATCACCACCCACCACAATAGGTTTGTCCTTCCGCAGTTCCTCAGCATATTCGAGAAAACAATCGTAGAAGCCCATCTTGAAGTCGAGCCGCTCGTCCGACATCTGACCGTTGGGGAAATAAATATTGAAGAGATGAAAATCCGGGTATTCAAGATGGAGTACACGGCCTTCATTCTGAAAACGAGGGTCAGGAAGCCCCATGGTCACGGCCATCGGTTCCGGGTTGGAAAAACAGGCCACACCGGAATAGCCTTTCTTTTTCTTGGACCAATTCCAGTAATAATTGGAATAGGAATCCGGTTCGCGATCATCTTCGCCGAGCTGATCGGGGTGGGCCTTGGTTTCCTGCAGCATAACCACATCACCGCCGCAACCGTCCAACCAGTCGCGAAAATCCTTTTTGATCACGGCACGATAGCCGTTAACATTCCAGGAGTAGATGATCATGCGCACCTCCAGAAAAAATGAAGGGGAACCGGTTTGCACCGATTCCCCTGAAGTGCCGCAATGCGGCCGAAAACTAGTGTTCGTTCGGGGAACTGACCTTGATCATCACCAAAGCGCCGATCGTCAGGGACAGACCCAGGAAAAACCAAAAATAACCCATCATAATCGTATCCTCCGTAAAATCTCGATTAGTCAGTAGACTTTTATCAGAAAGTTTGGCGGATGGAAAGACGATTCCTCGTAAACACACAGTCAAATATCGTTTATTGTTTTACGCTGAAATGCAATTTTATGGCTCTATGGTTGAACCAAGCACTTTTAAAAATTCCCGCATCCACTCGGGATGGGCAGGCCATGCTGGACCGGTAACAATGTTCCCGTCGACGCAGGCATTGGAAAACGTTTCATTGACTTCGCACCATGTAGCGCCTGCGGCTTCAATGTCAGGCTTGACCGCGGGATAGCCCGTGCAGGACTTGCCCTTAATTACATCGGCGGCTGTCAACAGCTGCTGACCATGGCAGACTGCGGCAATGGGCTTGTTCGCCTTGGCAAAATGTTGCACACAGGCAATCACAGCCGGGTCCAGACGCAAATATTCAGGGGACCGTCCGCCGGGAATTACCAGCGCGTCGTAGTCTTCTGCTTTAATTTCATCAAAAGTAGCCGTGATCATGAAGTTGTGTCCCGGTTTTTCCGAATAGGTCTGATGCCCTTCAAAGTCGTGCACAGCCGTGGCCACGGTTTCTCCCGCCTTTTTACCGGGGCAAACGGAATCCACGGTATGCCCCACCATCAGAAGCATCTGGAATGGCACCATTGCCTCATAATCTTCCACGAAATCACCAACCAAAAGCAGAATTTTCTTTGCAGCCATGAGGTCCTCCAAAATGTTCGGATTTGACTTTATTCTGTGGTCCTCATCCTTTTTTTTGTCAACCACCCTTATGTGACGAAAGCACGAGCTTGCCTCGCACCCCGCTCTGCCGTAGAACGTCCCCATGGCACACAACGACGTTCTTATTCTTGGAGCCGGAGCTTCCGGCCTGTATTGCGCCATGACCGCCGCCAAACGCGGCCTCAAGGTCATGGTTCTGGACCACGGCGCCAAGCCTGCACGCAAAATTCGCGTGTCCGGCGGGGGCAAGTGTAATTTCACCAACCTGGATGTGACGCACACCGATTACATCTGTCGGAATCCACATTTCGTAAAATCCGCATTGGCGCGTCTTTCTCCGTGGGATGTAATCACGCTTCTGGCCGAAGACAGCATCACCTATGAGGAACGCGAGCACGGCCAGCTCTTCACCGAGCAGGGGGCCGGAAAAGTCGCAGGGTCTCTGATGACCCGGTGTACCCGAGCTGGAGTGAATGTCAGAATGGGATGCGAAATAAAAAACGTATCCGGGACCGGACCGTTTACCGTGACAATCAGCGATGACGTCGTCACTGCGGACAAACTGGTTATCGCTTTGGGTGGTCCGTCATGGCCTCAGGTCGGAGCCACGGACCTCGGCTTCCGGCTTGCGAAACAATTCGGCCTACAGATGGTCTCACCTCGTCCGGGATTGGTCCCGCTAATATTTCCAAAGCAACTGCAAGACTTTTGCCGAGACATGGCAGGAAACGCTTTACCAGCCACAGTGGAAACCGGGGGTACTCGCTTCACTGACCCGTTACTGTTTACCCACAAGGGAATTTCCGGCCCGGCCACGTTACAAGCGTCGTCGTACTGGCGCACTGGAAAGCCTGTAATTATTGATTTTCTGCCGAATCAACCATTGGAAGATTTTATTGAGGAGCACCGAAGCTCCAATGCTCAGTTCCGCAACCTACTGGGCCATGTCATGCCCAAACGGTTGCCCGGCTTGCTCGTCTCAGGCGCACTCGGCGAGACATCCGTCAGCCAACTTTCTGCAAAACAAATCGAAGCGGCCGCCAACCGGATTCACCGGTTCACGGTGGTCCCGGCGTCTACAGAAGGCTACGCCAAGGCTGAAGTCTGCGTAGGTGGAATCGACACCGACGAAATTTCATCCAAAACCATGGAGTGCAAAAACGTCCCGGGCCTTTCCATCATCGGAGAAGCCATGGACGTAACCGGACACCTCGGCGGGTTCAACCTGCATTGGGCATTCGCATCTGGTGCTGCTTGCGGAGAACACCTATAAAAACGGTTGTGTAAAGCGCTGCGCTGCCACACTGATTAAAAAAAGGAAGAAGGGGAGAGACACTTGAGTGTCTCTCCCCTTCTTGTATCAAATACTATTGAAAAGTTGAGAATTAGGCCTGAGCCTTCTCCCAAAAATCCGGCCAGAGTTTAAGCAATTTTTGCATGGCGTTACCACGATGAGAACGCTTATTTTTGACGTCGGCATCCAATTCAGCCACATGGCAGCCCAATTCAGGGTCGATGACGATGACGTCGTACCCAAAACCGCCTTTTCCCTTGTAGCCGTGTCCCACCTGAATTTCGTAAGCTCCATCCGTATTGATTTCTTGGCCGTTGGGCGCGGTAGCGGCCATGACGCAACGGTAACGTCCCGTGCGTTTATCGTCGGAAACGTCTTTCATCTCAGCCAGCATTTTTTCATTATTGGCGTGATCGTCGCAGTCTTCGCCAGCGTACCGGGCGGAGTATACGCCGGGACGAGCGTCCAACGCATCGATTTCAATGCCGGAATCGTCTGCTACCGCCACAAGACCGGTAATCTTTGCCACTGTGCGCGCCTTGATGAAAGCGTTCTCAAGAAAAGTGTCACCGGTTTCAGGAATGTCTCCGATCTCCGGGAACTCAGACAGGCTCTTCACCTGCACGCCGAATGGCTCCAGCATGGAGGAAAGTTCTTTAATTTTGCCTTTATTATTGGTGGCGAGGACAATGGTTTTCATGGCTATCCCTTGTGCGGCTATCGGTTCGGAACCA
This genomic window contains:
- a CDS encoding NAD(P)/FAD-dependent oxidoreductase, translating into MAHNDVLILGAGASGLYCAMTAAKRGLKVMVLDHGAKPARKIRVSGGGKCNFTNLDVTHTDYICRNPHFVKSALARLSPWDVITLLAEDSITYEEREHGQLFTEQGAGKVAGSLMTRCTRAGVNVRMGCEIKNVSGTGPFTVTISDDVVTADKLVIALGGPSWPQVGATDLGFRLAKQFGLQMVSPRPGLVPLIFPKQLQDFCRDMAGNALPATVETGGTRFTDPLLFTHKGISGPATLQASSYWRTGKPVIIDFLPNQPLEDFIEEHRSSNAQFRNLLGHVMPKRLPGLLVSGALGETSVSQLSAKQIEAAANRIHRFTVVPASTEGYAKAEVCVGGIDTDEISSKTMECKNVPGLSIIGEAMDVTGHLGGFNLHWAFASGAACGEHL
- the thpR gene encoding RNA 2',3'-cyclic phosphodiesterase codes for the protein MPRLFIGLGLPDSYQQTVKPFTDNLNTGLDSSVRWIRPGNWHLTLKFLGNTDEKDIPTIVDALSSIHFPQFPMQAGDAGAFPNVNRPREIWLGLKQGAQQCADLADMIEDALTNMGVAREKKRFRPHLTIGWIKKTGQDDWKSILTTANQDWPIFTTERFTLWQSELKPTGAVHTVLNNFSLRTD
- the rdgB gene encoding RdgB/HAM1 family non-canonical purine NTP pyrophosphatase; amino-acid sequence: MAMKTIVLATNNKGKIKELSSMLEPFGVQVKSLSEFPEIGDIPETGDTFLENAFIKARTVAKITGLVAVADDSGIEIDALDARPGVYSARYAGEDCDDHANNEKMLAEMKDVSDDKRTGRYRCVMAATAPNGQEINTDGAYEIQVGHGYKGKGGFGYDVIVIDPELGCHVAELDADVKNKRSHRGNAMQKLLKLWPDFWEKAQA
- a CDS encoding exodeoxyribonuclease III — translated: MIIYSWNVNGYRAVIKKDFRDWLDGCGGDVVMLQETKAHPDQLGEDDREPDSYSNYYWNWSKKKKGYSGVACFSNPEPMAVTMGLPDPRFQNEGRVLHLEYPDFHLFNIYFPNGQMSDERLDFKMGFYDCFLEYAEELRKDKPIVVGGDFNTAHTEIDLKNPKPNSNRSGFLPSERAWIDKFIAAGYVDTFRMFEEGPHHYSWWSYRFNARKNNAGWRIDYFFVSEELKDKVVGAWIEPDVMGSDHCPVAVEIDV
- a CDS encoding DJ-1/PfpI family protein, which translates into the protein MAAKKILLLVGDFVEDYEAMVPFQMLLMVGHTVDSVCPGKKAGETVATAVHDFEGHQTYSEKPGHNFMITATFDEIKAEDYDALVIPGGRSPEYLRLDPAVIACVQHFAKANKPIAAVCHGQQLLTAADVIKGKSCTGYPAVKPDIEAAGATWCEVNETFSNACVDGNIVTGPAWPAHPEWMREFLKVLGSTIEP